The following proteins come from a genomic window of Pseudomonadota bacterium:
- a CDS encoding undecaprenyl-diphosphate phosphatase: protein MSILESIIMGAIQGITEFLPISSSAHLIILPWFFKIGEGNIDKLAYDVLLHAGTLFAIMLIYGKKFLNILLEGIKDLKQGMIKDSLISKIIIATCPAAIFGYLCKDFIEGYLRTPYITAFMLFAVSILMIISERININKGEISYQVALLIGVAQAIALIPGTSRSGITITLGILLGLKRTQAVDFSFLLSIPIIFGTCLYELKHLHYQSDSIGVYVIGVASAFFFGALSLKFLIGYLKKHSLDIFAYYRIGIALLILLFSKY from the coding sequence TTGAGCATCCTCGAAAGCATTATAATGGGTGCCATACAGGGTATAACGGAGTTTTTACCAATAAGCAGTTCAGCCCACCTCATTATATTGCCATGGTTTTTTAAAATCGGTGAAGGGAATATAGATAAACTCGCCTATGATGTTCTTTTGCACGCTGGAACTCTATTTGCGATCATGCTAATCTATGGGAAAAAATTCTTAAATATCCTGTTAGAAGGGATAAAAGACTTAAAACAAGGGATGATAAAGGATTCCCTTATTTCTAAAATCATCATAGCCACCTGCCCCGCAGCAATATTCGGGTATCTATGCAAAGATTTCATCGAGGGGTATTTAAGAACTCCCTACATAACGGCCTTTATGCTCTTCGCTGTCTCCATTTTAATGATTATATCTGAAAGAATAAATATCAATAAAGGAGAGATATCATATCAGGTTGCCCTCCTGATAGGTGTTGCCCAGGCAATTGCCCTCATTCCCGGAACTTCAAGGAGCGGGATTACAATAACCTTGGGGATACTTTTAGGGCTAAAAAGGACTCAAGCGGTAGATTTCTCTTTTCTTTTATCAATACCGATCATCTTCGGTACATGCTTATACGAATTAAAACATCTCCATTATCAAAGTGACAGTATCGGGGTATACGTAATTGGGGTGGCATCGGCCTTTTTCTTTGGTGCTTTGAGCCTGAAATTTCTTATAGGGTATCTCAAAAAACATTCACTTGATATTTTTGCCTATTATAGGATTGGAATAGCCCTTCTCATCCTTCTTTTTTCCAAATATTGA
- a CDS encoding biopolymer transporter ExbD encodes MKALKDSTRPLSEINVVPLVDVMLVLLIIFMITAPMMQHGMNIEIPNVTTKPLPSKDEPQILNITKDRMLILNEKKLNIKDLRAAIQLLFANKSHKEIFLRADKNVSYGFVVSCMGIIREAGIEKINIVTKPLEER; translated from the coding sequence TCCGAGATAAACGTAGTACCCCTTGTTGATGTCATGCTCGTGCTCCTTATTATATTCATGATCACAGCACCCATGATGCAGCACGGTATGAATATAGAAATCCCGAATGTAACTACAAAACCCCTCCCTTCAAAGGACGAGCCACAAATTCTTAACATCACAAAAGACAGGATGCTTATACTGAATGAAAAGAAACTGAATATAAAAGACCTCAGGGCAGCAATACAGCTTCTCTTTGCGAATAAAAGCCACAAGGAGATATTTTTAAGGGCAGATAAGAATGTTTCATACGGATTTGTTGTGAGCTGTATGGGTATTATCAGGGAAGCCGGCATTGAGAAAATAAACATAGTAACAAAACCTCTTGAAGAAAGATGA
- a CDS encoding TVP38/TMEM64 family protein produces the protein MKNNSIFKSSSLSLFFRVILGLSMLALILLIFYVYHEGAWREIIIYYRYFLNYKRLEAFISSFGTFAAFIFVLFQVFQVVCAPVPGEVTGFVGGLLFGKVLGTILSTLGLTIGSILAFSLARVFGMKIVEKVVKQEYIDKFNFFITHKGLYIAFVLFLIPGFPKDSMCYLLGLTHMRWVDFVLMNVFGRLPGTLILTFQGNAVKQGKYQAFFTLLIISIILTVGLYLMRNHIIRFFSYVVHSIFGKKKDEKGYSNPIIGKNIK, from the coding sequence TTGAAAAACAATTCTATATTTAAATCCAGTTCCCTCTCTTTATTTTTCAGGGTAATTCTCGGTTTATCAATGCTTGCCCTCATCCTTTTAATCTTTTATGTGTATCATGAAGGGGCCTGGAGGGAGATAATCATCTATTATAGATATTTCCTGAACTATAAGAGGCTGGAAGCATTCATCTCTTCATTCGGTACTTTTGCTGCCTTTATCTTTGTCCTTTTTCAAGTCTTTCAGGTTGTATGTGCGCCTGTCCCAGGTGAGGTTACAGGTTTTGTGGGGGGTCTCTTATTTGGGAAGGTATTGGGGACAATCCTTTCCACATTGGGGCTGACAATAGGTTCGATCCTTGCGTTTAGTTTAGCAAGGGTCTTTGGTATGAAAATAGTAGAGAAGGTAGTAAAACAGGAATATATAGATAAGTTCAATTTTTTCATTACCCATAAAGGTCTGTATATTGCCTTTGTACTATTTCTCATACCAGGGTTTCCCAAGGATTCAATGTGCTATCTTCTTGGCCTCACACATATGAGATGGGTAGATTTTGTTCTTATGAATGTCTTTGGAAGGTTGCCCGGCACCCTGATACTTACATTCCAGGGTAATGCCGTGAAGCAGGGGAAATATCAGGCGTTCTTCACATTGTTGATAATCAGTATTATCCTGACCGTTGGCCTATATCTAATGAGGAATCACATTATAAGATTTTTCAGTTATGTTGTACATTCAATATTTGGAAAAAAGAAGGATGAGAAGGGCTATTCCAATCCTATAATAGGCAAAAATATCAAGTGA
- the uppS gene encoding polyprenyl diphosphate synthase produces MLVKRFLYFSYEKLLEREVKKGTIPTHVGLILDGNRRYAKEMGFDDATMGHKEGAKKLDDVLKWCAEFGVKIVTIWVLSTDNIQRGKGEIDALLQVIKEKIEELSENPIIKKYRFKIRTLGNLEILPEGLKEIIKKSEESTKDYEDHILNIAIGYGGREEIVEAVRQAIKEKKTGMPGELANDITTDDITSHLYTCGMPDPDLIIRTSGEIRLSGFLLWQSAYSEFYFCDALWPVFRKIDFLRAIRSYQHRNRRFGR; encoded by the coding sequence ATGCTCGTTAAAAGGTTTTTGTATTTCTCGTATGAGAAGCTTCTTGAAAGGGAAGTAAAGAAAGGAACAATACCTACCCATGTTGGTCTGATCCTTGATGGCAACAGGAGATATGCGAAGGAAATGGGTTTTGATGATGCCACTATGGGCCACAAGGAAGGTGCAAAAAAACTCGATGATGTGCTAAAATGGTGTGCTGAATTTGGTGTAAAGATTGTAACGATTTGGGTTCTTTCTACTGACAATATACAGAGAGGCAAGGGAGAGATTGATGCCCTCCTTCAGGTTATAAAAGAAAAGATTGAGGAACTTTCAGAGAATCCAATAATAAAGAAATATAGATTCAAGATAAGGACATTGGGAAATCTTGAAATATTACCTGAAGGGTTGAAGGAGATCATAAAGAAATCTGAGGAGTCTACGAAGGATTATGAAGACCACATTTTAAACATAGCTATAGGTTATGGTGGAAGGGAAGAAATTGTAGAAGCAGTGAGGCAGGCTATTAAAGAAAAAAAGACAGGCATGCCGGGGGAGCTGGCGAATGATATAACCACAGATGATATAACAAGCCATCTGTATACGTGTGGTATGCCCGATCCTGACCTGATAATCAGGACAAGCGGTGAAATACGTTTAAGCGGGTTTCTTCTGTGGCAGAGCGCATACAGCGAATTTTATTTCTGCGATGCTTTGTGGCCTGTTTTCAGGAAGATAGACTTTTTAAGGGCTATTCGAAGCTATCAACACAGAAACAGGAGGTTTGGAAGATGA
- a CDS encoding ATPase, T2SS/T4P/T4SS family codes for MSDSTNRIACLKNTELFKDLSEDELQEFANRLKERIYPPNTAIVREGASGDSMFIIKNGKVEVKKREASLGVDFTIATLDSGACFGEMALLTGKPRSATVLANQATEVFVLEKHDFESLLREHPSISMSLNKIVAERIEEMNAQKGIGMVSLSKLKLDADVLSLIPQQLIMRYKMLPVAYSNQTLTLAMVNPHDLLALDEARKFIKGVAIDPVVVAGDDFKRFMEKDYQEIFKSEEDGRADVNIETLLNSMDHIQSDIMKDAQFDEASEEELGVTDLAREAEGAPIIRLANNIIAVALKKGASDIHLEPMEKGFRVRYRIDGVLREEMVLPKKIQLPLTSRIKIISKLDITERRMPQDGRITMRLANKSIDFRVSTVPTKFGEKICSRILDKSNTMLGLDKLVSHLPTLELVREMIKKPYGIIYVTGPTGSGKSTTLYSALAEINSIDVNISTVEDPIEYDLAGINQVQVNPDIGLNFARVLRAFLRQDPDIILVGETRDQETAKIAVEAALTGHLVFTTLHANDAPSTFMRLMEMGIEPFLVSTSIIGVVAQRLVRRVCTNCKEKYVPDSVICKYLGLKEGIELYKGKGCDVCGMTGYKGRVGVYEVLMVNEAVRHLVAEGSDTQIIRQAAIEGGMKTLKDYCVVLLETGLTSVDEVLRTVTVQT; via the coding sequence ATGAGTGACAGCACGAATAGAATTGCGTGCTTGAAAAATACAGAACTGTTCAAGGATCTCAGTGAGGATGAACTTCAGGAGTTTGCGAACAGGCTGAAGGAAAGGATATATCCTCCCAACACCGCTATTGTGCGAGAGGGTGCATCCGGCGATTCCATGTTTATCATAAAGAATGGCAAGGTGGAGGTAAAAAAGAGGGAGGCTTCCCTTGGGGTGGATTTTACCATTGCCACACTGGATAGCGGTGCATGCTTTGGTGAGATGGCACTTTTAACTGGTAAACCGAGATCGGCTACGGTCCTTGCAAACCAGGCGACAGAAGTTTTTGTATTGGAAAAACATGACTTTGAGTCTCTTCTTCGCGAACATCCTTCAATCTCCATGTCCTTAAACAAGATCGTTGCAGAGAGGATAGAGGAGATGAATGCCCAGAAAGGGATAGGAATGGTATCCCTTTCCAAACTGAAATTGGATGCGGATGTATTATCTCTTATCCCTCAACAACTTATCATGAGATATAAGATGCTGCCTGTCGCATATTCAAATCAGACCCTGACCCTTGCCATGGTAAATCCCCATGACCTTTTGGCCCTTGACGAGGCGAGAAAGTTTATAAAAGGGGTAGCGATTGACCCTGTTGTTGTTGCAGGTGATGATTTCAAAAGGTTTATGGAAAAAGACTATCAAGAGATTTTTAAGAGCGAGGAGGATGGTAGGGCGGATGTGAATATAGAGACCCTCCTCAATTCTATGGATCACATTCAATCTGACATAATGAAGGATGCTCAGTTTGACGAAGCTAGTGAAGAAGAACTCGGGGTAACAGACCTGGCGAGAGAGGCAGAGGGCGCACCCATTATAAGGCTTGCAAACAATATCATTGCAGTGGCGTTAAAGAAGGGTGCAAGCGACATCCATTTAGAACCAATGGAAAAAGGGTTTAGAGTACGTTACCGTATAGATGGGGTTCTCAGGGAGGAAATGGTATTACCAAAGAAGATTCAGCTCCCACTCACAAGCAGGATCAAGATTATCTCTAAGCTTGATATCACTGAGAGGAGAATGCCACAGGATGGTAGAATTACTATGAGATTGGCAAATAAATCGATAGATTTCAGGGTTTCAACAGTACCCACAAAATTTGGTGAGAAGATCTGCTCAAGGATACTCGACAAGAGCAATACAATGCTCGGGCTGGATAAATTAGTATCCCACCTGCCCACCCTGGAGCTTGTCAGGGAAATGATAAAGAAGCCTTACGGGATTATATATGTTACAGGGCCTACCGGTTCCGGAAAAAGTACTACCCTGTATAGCGCCCTTGCTGAGATAAATAGTATCGATGTCAATATATCGACGGTAGAGGATCCAATCGAGTATGACCTTGCAGGTATCAACCAGGTACAGGTGAATCCCGATATAGGGCTTAATTTTGCGCGGGTATTGAGGGCCTTCTTGAGGCAGGACCCTGATATCATACTTGTTGGAGAAACAAGGGATCAGGAAACAGCGAAAATCGCAGTAGAGGCGGCGCTTACGGGCCATCTTGTCTTTACAACCCTTCATGCCAATGATGCACCAAGCACCTTTATGAGGCTGATGGAGATGGGAATAGAACCATTTCTTGTCTCCACATCTATTATTGGTGTTGTTGCACAGAGGCTTGTAAGGAGGGTATGCACGAATTGTAAAGAAAAATATGTACCGGATAGCGTAATATGCAAATACCTTGGACTAAAAGAGGGGATAGAGTTATACAAGGGCAAGGGATGTGATGTCTGTGGTATGACAGGTTATAAGGGCAGGGTGGGAGTGTATGAGGTTCTTATGGTCAATGAGGCGGTCAGGCACCTGGTGGCAGAGGGAAGTGATACGCAGATAATAAGACAGGCAGCTATTGAGGGTGGCATGAAGACGCTGAAAGACTATTGTGTCGTTCTTCTCGAGACAGGTCTAACCAGTGTTGATGAAGTTCTAAGAACAGTAACAGTTCAGACTTGA
- a CDS encoding TonB family protein, protein MNEATWYKMLVLSTILHFFVVGIFSIPIKKTSRKIDLSSSYSVNLVGDIGGAVLGATGGYKGKTLPRIKEDSSKPAPPTKVKKPVPVRQEKDAISLSKKKVRAKETPSKEELSRLEERIREIKRRTGYLDVAKAGKEAGSGKGSGVGFGLPLSSEGGSRPLDPVSQKYMLEVWEKIKNAWGLPGITSFKKQLETIVTIKIRKDGRIVDINIEKRSGNRIYDESILRVLRVVDPLPPIPASLNTESIEIGFRFLPGDIS, encoded by the coding sequence ATGAACGAAGCAACCTGGTATAAAATGCTTGTATTATCTACAATACTACATTTCTTCGTAGTAGGCATATTCAGTATACCTATTAAAAAGACCTCAAGGAAGATCGATCTGTCATCTTCTTATTCTGTGAACCTTGTTGGTGATATAGGCGGAGCAGTCCTTGGTGCGACAGGGGGATATAAAGGAAAGACCTTACCCCGGATAAAAGAAGACTCTTCAAAACCAGCCCCGCCAACTAAAGTAAAAAAACCTGTACCCGTAAGGCAGGAAAAAGATGCCATTTCCCTATCTAAAAAGAAGGTACGCGCAAAGGAAACCCCATCAAAAGAAGAATTAAGCCGTCTTGAGGAAAGGATAAGGGAAATAAAACGACGGACAGGATATCTCGATGTTGCAAAAGCAGGAAAAGAAGCTGGTTCAGGAAAAGGGAGTGGTGTAGGGTTTGGCCTTCCTTTATCCTCTGAAGGAGGTTCAAGACCGCTTGACCCTGTATCGCAAAAATATATGCTTGAGGTCTGGGAAAAGATAAAAAATGCCTGGGGTCTGCCTGGTATTACTTCATTTAAAAAACAGTTAGAAACAATAGTCACGATTAAGATAAGGAAGGATGGGAGAATCGTCGATATTAACATAGAAAAAAGGTCAGGAAACAGAATATACGATGAATCAATACTCCGGGTCTTAAGGGTTGTAGACCCCCTGCCACCAATACCCGCCTCACTAAACACAGAATCGATCGAAATAGGCTTTAGATTCCTGCCAGGGGACATATCTTGA